CAACGCGCCGACCGCGCACATGGGCCAGCTGACCGGCGAGGCGGCGGCCAAGGCAGCGGCCGAAGGTGCGCGCACGGTGCCGCCGCGCGAGCACGGCGGCAACTGCGACATCAAGGATCTGTCGCGTGGCTCGAAGGTCTACTTTCCGGTGTATGTGGAGGGTGGCGGCCTGTCGGTGGGCGATCTGCACTTCAGCCAGGGCGATGGCGAGATCACCTTCTGCGGCGCGATCGAGATGGCCGGCTGGGTGCACATGAAGGTGTCGCTGATCAAGGGCGGCATGGCCAAGTACGGCATCAAGAACCCGATCTTCAAGCCGAGCCCGATCGTGCCGAACTACAAGGACTATCTGATTTTCGAAGGCATCTCGGTGGACGAGGCGGGCAAGCAGCACTACCTCGACGTGACGGTCGCTTATCGGCAGGCCTGCCTGAACGCGATCGAGTACCTGAAGAAGTTCGGGTACTCGGGGGCGCAGGCCTATTCCATTCTCGGGACTGCGCCGGTGCAGGGGCATATCAGCGGGGTGGTGGATGTGCCCAATGCCTGCGCGACCTTGTGGTTGCCGACCGAGATCTTCGATTTCGACATCAACCCGACGATGGCCGGGCCGGTGAAGATGCTCGATGGGAGCGTCGACATGCCGATCTCGCAGGACAAGTAGGTTTTATCGCCATGCCTACCTACGAGTACGACTGTGTTGCCTGCGGCGGGTTCGATGCGATTCGGCGGGTGGCCGATCGCAATGAGCCTGCTGTCTGTCCCGGCTGTTCGGTTGCGGCGGCGCGGGTGTTCGCTACGGCGCCTCGGCTGGCTTGTGTTTCTGCTGAGCAGCGCAAGGCGTTCGATACCAACGAGCGTTCCAGGCACGCGCCTCGGTCGTCCCGGGATGGGGATCAGGGGTCCTATGGGCGCATGCGGCATCCGTCGGGGTGTGGGTGCTGCTCTTCTTCCTCTTCTTCCTCTTCTTCCTCCGGGAAGCGGGGGGCTACGGTGACGGCGGC
The nucleotide sequence above comes from Xylophilus sp. GOD-11R. Encoded proteins:
- the fmdA gene encoding formamidase, whose amino-acid sequence is MADTLIKVDLNQSPYDNKKIHNRWHPDIPMAVWVNPGDEFKLETYDWTGGAIKNDDSADDVRDVDLSTVHFLSGPVGVKGAEPGDLLVVDLLDIGARDDSLWGFNGFFSKKNGGGFLTEHYPLAQKSIWDFHGMFTNSRHIPGVNFAGLIHPGLIGCLPDQKMLDAWNAREAELIATDPHRVPGLANPPNAPTAHMGQLTGEAAAKAAAEGARTVPPREHGGNCDIKDLSRGSKVYFPVYVEGGGLSVGDLHFSQGDGEITFCGAIEMAGWVHMKVSLIKGGMAKYGIKNPIFKPSPIVPNYKDYLIFEGISVDEAGKQHYLDVTVAYRQACLNAIEYLKKFGYSGAQAYSILGTAPVQGHISGVVDVPNACATLWLPTEIFDFDINPTMAGPVKMLDGSVDMPISQDK
- a CDS encoding zinc ribbon domain-containing protein; the encoded protein is MPTYEYDCVACGGFDAIRRVADRNEPAVCPGCSVAAARVFATAPRLACVSAEQRKAFDTNERSRHAPRSSRDGDQGSYGRMRHPSGCGCCSSSSSSSSSSGKRGATVTAANGAKAFPSKRPWMISH